In Halichondria panicea unplaced genomic scaffold, odHalPani1.1 SCAFFOLD_25, whole genome shotgun sequence, the following proteins share a genomic window:
- the LOC135351980 gene encoding uncharacterized protein LOC135351980 isoform X3 has translation MCKGNLSAQKVYGELLHKRDTLFDGTATHGLARSCPSFTQFEDIKKIVSEMPKYQLTEEDADGDLPVHSAINSKAKQEVIALFVEGDSELQTTILCTKNHQGKTPIKLAVDIRHNSAIELLYNLCVTHNILPSLTGFEQSGSASTILHTGFDGGDTSYWSEFLNVVINACKRAARDILPTITVFDERNCTPFHYLMNCMQRDHRYKLAGFQSVLELLRENKIDINSVFTDSKKRTMLHEARRTNHDSCSEMLFRYGHKDNVEDIDGIKPFQRDHQSTSISLPPTASSEIPGVQQHSKSESNSSLEDTPVFSTSGVLSPVMEPVCKKIRMSDQYTPAVTQFATITTVAQQIDRGCFSTSLLEYPPSPLTALESQSLVQDLKDVHTKVGEEATFSIVTSSGQFSYNWCLNDQSIPDDNPDYRGATSNKLVVLKPLSKHCGSYKCIVTNKHHSGVHISSTSARLTVGKLDGTKIEAEESKLLHTILTSMQIDKLDIELDSGTSNVTYEELQIIFGQTLQTSYLSTDLQQRLTARIEDDKIYEEAIKNGDIILLFYLKMLAIGPGQIGKSTFVRRLLGIMKWDISEDPDKQPPRSTGLSEYKEAFLVYNHESVALSTERSWEIFGESDIGKELSALVSLLTSQTKSRKASKMATAEKPEKTLSTSDHSSDSVPPNHTSDTADIAAVSTNESSQSTTYSVFEQPPTASSCPELQNLPQSEIDQTYKEFEELRTKLSNSPNDNVESLHAIINIVDVGGQPAFLELLPSLTIGPAMYLVFMKLLWELQTPQDTKCKFQNDKKASICENFKYTPEEVIFTALSCIACFGHLDEEVEKYIAPADSKKINSLVLIMGTYADDLTSCDKKGEEKAEEKVKETNKQLHAKLETTSFYKDDLIEYHKNDLEVLFPINNKSGGKPEVDKYRQIITDLIESRFRKYKIPARWLMFSICLKILAQKKKRKVIEFTDCVEIGKFFKMNEDTVKVALRFLHKYIGQVMYFQADEKLKDIVICDPQAVFTSISELIFNIYDPPKRKIGPSEVHRFKQKGFFCHKDHNIEANVTQGNRLPIKDLLPLLEYLNIAVPIVVDSIDGYFLPAVLQTANSEVLNKPPDGADYEKDPTPLCICFKTGFVPLGFFPALVANLLNTNKKDLDLLGKEQNELMYKNKITFRFRGRYNIALISRAKYCEFRVSRAPGAVRDEEITKCCLLIKDILQKSINGVIYRMRQNSLFQLTQSYNFAFKCPHCEKRMGNESFALFNLENVRDLKCKSCKIAVQLTHRMSTWFPKDVAHDRLSSMEPGEFPSVTVDVCKKRDQQLDQEIPEKFPHVRMHKALTINDLQHVYEKLENASPHWFNLGLALGLTHLVLTNINIQYHQDSMSCLREMLAKLLGTQHVTWSLLSDALKKPTVHLTNLADSITESSDEEHPSIN, from the exons ATGTGTAAAGGCAATCTTTCTGCTCAGAAAGTATATGGAGAACTCCTTCATAAGCGTGACACACTATTTGACGGCACTGCCACTCATGGCCTTGCTAGAAGTTGTCCATCTTTCACTCAGTTTGAAGATATAAAGAAAATTGTTTCGGAAATGCCTAAATACCAGTTAACTGAAGAAGACGCTGATGGTGATCTCCCAGTTCACAGTGCCATTAATAGTAAGGCAAAGCAAGAGGTAATTGCCTTATTTGTTGAGGGAGATTCTGAGCTGCAAACGACTATCCTATGTACAAAAAATCATCAAGGAAAAACCCCTATCAAATTAGCAGTGGACATACGGCACAATAGCGCCATTGAACTGCTTTATAATCTATGTGTTACACATAACATCTTGCCAAGTTTAACTGGATTTGAACAAAGCGGAAGTGCATCTACCATTCTTCACACTGGTTTTGATGGAGGCGATACGTCGTATTGGTCGGAATTTTTGAATGTTGTAATTAACGCGTGCAAAAGGGCTGCACGGGATATTCTTCCAACTATAACAGTTTTTGATGAACGTAACTGCACGCCTTTCCATTATCTGATGAATTGCATGCAGCGCGACCACCGATATAAGCTGGCTGGCTTCCAAAGTGTGCTTGAGCTATTGAGAGAGAATAAAATTGATATAAATTCTGTATTCACTGATTCTAAGAAGAGAACAATGCTTCATGAAGCCAGGCGCACAAATCACGATTCATGCTCCGAAATGTTGTTTCGTTATGGTCACAAAGATAATGTCGAAGATATAGACGGGATAAAACCATTTCAGAGAGATCATCAAAGTACttccatttctcttcctccGACTGCAAGCTCTGAG ATACCTGGAGTACAGCAGCACTCTAAAAGTGAATCAAATTCAAGTCTGGAAGATACTCCTGTATTTTCCACCTCAGGCGTATTGTCCCCTGTAATGGAACCTGTATGTAAGAAGATAAGAATGAGTGATCAATATACACCAGCGGTGACACAATTTGCTACTATAACA actGTTGCTCAACAAATTGATCGTGGATGTTTTTCTACTTCTCTACTGGAATACCCTCCCTCCCCTTTGACAGCACTTGAATCACAAT CACTTGTACAAGATCTCAAGGATGTGCACACTAAGGTCGGTGAGGAAGCTACATTCTCCATTGTGACGTCTTCAGGACAGTTCTCATACAACTGGTGCTTAAATGATCAGAGTATACCAGATGATAATCCTGACTACAGAGGAGCAACGTCAAATAAACTGGTTGTTTTGAAGCCCTTGTCTAAACACTGTGGAAGTTACAAGTGTATTGTCACTAACAAACATCATTCGGGTGTGCACATATCTTCAACTTCGGCAAGACTTACAGTTGGTAAATTAG ATGGAACCAAAATTGAAGCCGAAGAGTCCAAACttcttcatacaatattgacATCAATGCAAATTGATAAACTGGATATTGAGCTTGATAGTGGAACAAGTAATGTGACATATGAAGAGCTCCAAATAATCTTTGGCCAGACTTTGCAAACATCATATTTATCAACTGACCTGCAACAAAGGTTGACAGCAC GGATAGAGGATGATAAAATCTATGAAGAAGCGATAAAAAACGGTGACATTATCCTATTGTTTTATCTCAAAATGCTGGCTATTGGACCAGGGCAAATAGGAAAGTCAACATTTGTTCGTAGATTGCTTGGGATAATGAAATGGGATATCAGCGAAGATCCTGACAAGCAACCGCCTAGAAGCACTGGCCTTTCAGAATATAAAGAGGCGTTCCTAGTCTATAATCACGAATCAGTAGCCCTGTCAACTGAACGAAGTTGGGAAATATTTGGTGAATCAGACATAGGTAAGGAATTGAGCGCACTCGTGTCCCTTCTAACCTCTCAGACTAAATCTAGAAAAGCAAGCAAAATGGCTACTGCTGAAAAACCAGAAAAGACTCTGTCTACGTCTGATCATAGCAGTGATTCTGTGCCTCCTAATCATACATCTGATACTGCAGATATAGCTGCTGTTTCTACGAATGAAAGTTCTCAGAGCACTACTTATTCAGTCTTTGAGCAACCACCTACTGCTAGCTCTTGTCCAGAACTTCAGAATTTACCTCAAAGCGAGATTGATCAAACTTACAAAGAATTTGAGGAGCTACGTACTAAATTGAGCAATTCTCCCAATGATAATGTAGAATCACTACATGCTATAATCAACATAGTTGATGTGGGTGGCCAGCCTGCTTTCTTGGAATTGTTACCATCCTTGACAATTGGGCCCGCAATGTATCTTGTGTTCATGAAACTTCTTTGGGAATTGCAAACTCCACAGGATACAAAATGCAAATTTCAAAACGATAAAAAAGCTTCTATCTGTGAGAATTTCAAATATACACCAGAAGAAGTTATTTTCACTGCTCTCTCATGCATTGCATGCTTTGGTCACTTGGATGAGGAGGTAGAAAAGTATATAGCCCCAGCCGATAGTAAGAAAATCAACTCACTTGTATTGATTATGGGAACCTATGCAGATGACCTCACATCTTGTGATAAAAAAGGTGAAGAGAAAGCTGAAGAGAAGGTAAAGGAAACTAATAAGCAACTTCATGCTAAGCTGGAAACCACTTCTTTCTATAAGGACGATCTAATTGAGTATCATAAGAATGATCTTGAAGTTCTTTTTCCAATTAATAATAAATCTGGGGGCAAACCTGAAGTCGATAAATATAGACAAATTATTACAGACCTAATTGAAAGCAGATTCCGTAAATATAAAATCCCTGCACGGTGGTTGATGTTTAGCATTTGCTTGAAGATTCTTGCTCAGAAAAAGAAGAGGAAAGTTATAGAATTTACAGACTGTGTTGAAATCGGCAAATTTTTTAAAATGAACGAAGATACTGTTAAAGTAGCTCTTAGATTCCTTCACAAGTACATTGGGCAAGTGATGTACTTTCAGGCAGATGAAAAGCTCAAAGATATCGTCATCTGTGATCCTCAAGCTGTTTTCACTTCTATTAGTGAGCTCATTTTTAATATTTATGATCCACCGAAAAGAAAAATTGGACCGTCTGAGGTCCATCGCTTCAAACAAAAGGGCTTCTTTTGTCATAAAGATCACAACATTGAGGCCAACGTTACTCAAGGAAATCGTTTACCTATTAAAGACCTACTACCCTTGTTAGAGTATCTAAACATAGCTGTTCCAATAGTTGTGGATTCAATTGATGGGTATTTTCTTCCAGCAGTACTTCAAACAGCCAATAGTGAGGTGTTGAACAAGCCTCCAGATGGTGCAGATTATGAAAAAGATCCAACGCCGCTTTGCATCTGCTTTAAAACTGGTTTTGTGCCATTGGGGTTTTTTCCTGCCCTAGTTGCTAATTTGCTAAATACTAACAAGAAGGATTTGGATTTACTTGGTAAAGAGCAAAATGAACTGATGTACAAAAATAAAATAACATTTCGATTTCGAGGACGGTATAACATTGCGCTGATTTCCCGAGCCAAGTACTGTGAGTTTCGAGTATCACGAGCCCCAGGTGCTGTTCGAGACGAAGAGATCACCAAATGTTGCCTACTAATTAAAGACATACTACAAAAATCTATCAATGGTGTAATATATAGAATGAGACAGAATTCTCTATTTCAGCTGACACAGAGCTACAATTTTGCTTTTAAATGTCCTCATTGTGAGAAAAGAATGGGAAACGAATCATTTGCATTGTTTAATCTGGAAAACGTCAGGGACTTAAAGTGTAAGAGCTGCAAAATTGCTGTGCAACTAACCCATCGAATGAGTACATGGTTCCCAAAG gaTGTTGCTCATGATCGTCTTTCTTCTATGGAGCCAG GTGAATTTCCCTCTGTTACAGTAGATGTGTGTAAGAAAAGGGACCAACAACTCGATCAAGAAATCCCTGAGAAATTTCCTCACGTTCGCATGCACAAG GCTTTGACAATTAACGATCTACAACATGTTTATGAGAAACTTGAAAATGCAAGCCCTCACTGGTTCAATCTGGGATTGGCTCTAGGTCTAACTCATCTTGTTCTCACCAACATCAATATCCAGTATCATCAAGACAGTATGTCGTGCTTGCGTGAAATGTTGGCTAAGCTCCTGGGTACACAACATGTAACATGGAGTCTCCTGTCAGACGCTCTCAAAAAGCCAACAGTGCATCTCACCAATTTGGCTGATAGTATCACAG AATCATCAGATGAGGAGCATCCAAGCATAAACTAA
- the LOC135351980 gene encoding uncharacterized protein LOC135351980 isoform X1: protein MASQSSPVLDNQEPIVWKKWLEDNAHKMCKGNLSAQKVYGELLHKRDTLFDGTATHGLARSCPSFTQFEDIKKIVSEMPKYQLTEEDADGDLPVHSAINSKAKQEVIALFVEGDSELQTTILCTKNHQGKTPIKLAVDIRHNSAIELLYNLCVTHNILPSLTGFEQSGSASTILHTGFDGGDTSYWSEFLNVVINACKRAARDILPTITVFDERNCTPFHYLMNCMQRDHRYKLAGFQSVLELLRENKIDINSVFTDSKKRTMLHEARRTNHDSCSEMLFRYGHKDNVEDIDGIKPFQRDHQSTSISLPPTASSEIPGVQQHSKSESNSSLEDTPVFSTSGVLSPVMEPVCKKIRMSDQYTPAVTQFATITTVAQQIDRGCFSTSLLEYPPSPLTALESQSLVQDLKDVHTKVGEEATFSIVTSSGQFSYNWCLNDQSIPDDNPDYRGATSNKLVVLKPLSKHCGSYKCIVTNKHHSGVHISSTSARLTVGKLDGTKIEAEESKLLHTILTSMQIDKLDIELDSGTSNVTYEELQIIFGQTLQTSYLSTDLQQRLTARIEDDKIYEEAIKNGDIILLFYLKMLAIGPGQIGKSTFVRRLLGIMKWDISEDPDKQPPRSTGLSEYKEAFLVYNHESVALSTERSWEIFGESDIGKELSALVSLLTSQTKSRKASKMATAEKPEKTLSTSDHSSDSVPPNHTSDTADIAAVSTNESSQSTTYSVFEQPPTASSCPELQNLPQSEIDQTYKEFEELRTKLSNSPNDNVESLHAIINIVDVGGQPAFLELLPSLTIGPAMYLVFMKLLWELQTPQDTKCKFQNDKKASICENFKYTPEEVIFTALSCIACFGHLDEEVEKYIAPADSKKINSLVLIMGTYADDLTSCDKKGEEKAEEKVKETNKQLHAKLETTSFYKDDLIEYHKNDLEVLFPINNKSGGKPEVDKYRQIITDLIESRFRKYKIPARWLMFSICLKILAQKKKRKVIEFTDCVEIGKFFKMNEDTVKVALRFLHKYIGQVMYFQADEKLKDIVICDPQAVFTSISELIFNIYDPPKRKIGPSEVHRFKQKGFFCHKDHNIEANVTQGNRLPIKDLLPLLEYLNIAVPIVVDSIDGYFLPAVLQTANSEVLNKPPDGADYEKDPTPLCICFKTGFVPLGFFPALVANLLNTNKKDLDLLGKEQNELMYKNKITFRFRGRYNIALISRAKYCEFRVSRAPGAVRDEEITKCCLLIKDILQKSINGVIYRMRQNSLFQLTQSYNFAFKCPHCEKRMGNESFALFNLENVRDLKCKSCKIAVQLTHRMSTWFPKDVAHDRLSSMEPGEFPSVTVDVCKKRDQQLDQEIPEKFPHVRMHKALTINDLQHVYEKLENASPHWFNLGLALGLTHLVLTNINIQYHQDSMSCLREMLAKLLGTQHVTWSLLSDALKKPTVHLTNLADSITESSDEEHPSIN from the exons GAGCCCATAGTTTGGAAAAAATGGCTGGAAGATAATGCACATAAAATGTGTAAAGGCAATCTTTCTGCTCAGAAAGTATATGGAGAACTCCTTCATAAGCGTGACACACTATTTGACGGCACTGCCACTCATGGCCTTGCTAGAAGTTGTCCATCTTTCACTCAGTTTGAAGATATAAAGAAAATTGTTTCGGAAATGCCTAAATACCAGTTAACTGAAGAAGACGCTGATGGTGATCTCCCAGTTCACAGTGCCATTAATAGTAAGGCAAAGCAAGAGGTAATTGCCTTATTTGTTGAGGGAGATTCTGAGCTGCAAACGACTATCCTATGTACAAAAAATCATCAAGGAAAAACCCCTATCAAATTAGCAGTGGACATACGGCACAATAGCGCCATTGAACTGCTTTATAATCTATGTGTTACACATAACATCTTGCCAAGTTTAACTGGATTTGAACAAAGCGGAAGTGCATCTACCATTCTTCACACTGGTTTTGATGGAGGCGATACGTCGTATTGGTCGGAATTTTTGAATGTTGTAATTAACGCGTGCAAAAGGGCTGCACGGGATATTCTTCCAACTATAACAGTTTTTGATGAACGTAACTGCACGCCTTTCCATTATCTGATGAATTGCATGCAGCGCGACCACCGATATAAGCTGGCTGGCTTCCAAAGTGTGCTTGAGCTATTGAGAGAGAATAAAATTGATATAAATTCTGTATTCACTGATTCTAAGAAGAGAACAATGCTTCATGAAGCCAGGCGCACAAATCACGATTCATGCTCCGAAATGTTGTTTCGTTATGGTCACAAAGATAATGTCGAAGATATAGACGGGATAAAACCATTTCAGAGAGATCATCAAAGTACttccatttctcttcctccGACTGCAAGCTCTGAG ATACCTGGAGTACAGCAGCACTCTAAAAGTGAATCAAATTCAAGTCTGGAAGATACTCCTGTATTTTCCACCTCAGGCGTATTGTCCCCTGTAATGGAACCTGTATGTAAGAAGATAAGAATGAGTGATCAATATACACCAGCGGTGACACAATTTGCTACTATAACA actGTTGCTCAACAAATTGATCGTGGATGTTTTTCTACTTCTCTACTGGAATACCCTCCCTCCCCTTTGACAGCACTTGAATCACAAT CACTTGTACAAGATCTCAAGGATGTGCACACTAAGGTCGGTGAGGAAGCTACATTCTCCATTGTGACGTCTTCAGGACAGTTCTCATACAACTGGTGCTTAAATGATCAGAGTATACCAGATGATAATCCTGACTACAGAGGAGCAACGTCAAATAAACTGGTTGTTTTGAAGCCCTTGTCTAAACACTGTGGAAGTTACAAGTGTATTGTCACTAACAAACATCATTCGGGTGTGCACATATCTTCAACTTCGGCAAGACTTACAGTTGGTAAATTAG ATGGAACCAAAATTGAAGCCGAAGAGTCCAAACttcttcatacaatattgacATCAATGCAAATTGATAAACTGGATATTGAGCTTGATAGTGGAACAAGTAATGTGACATATGAAGAGCTCCAAATAATCTTTGGCCAGACTTTGCAAACATCATATTTATCAACTGACCTGCAACAAAGGTTGACAGCAC GGATAGAGGATGATAAAATCTATGAAGAAGCGATAAAAAACGGTGACATTATCCTATTGTTTTATCTCAAAATGCTGGCTATTGGACCAGGGCAAATAGGAAAGTCAACATTTGTTCGTAGATTGCTTGGGATAATGAAATGGGATATCAGCGAAGATCCTGACAAGCAACCGCCTAGAAGCACTGGCCTTTCAGAATATAAAGAGGCGTTCCTAGTCTATAATCACGAATCAGTAGCCCTGTCAACTGAACGAAGTTGGGAAATATTTGGTGAATCAGACATAGGTAAGGAATTGAGCGCACTCGTGTCCCTTCTAACCTCTCAGACTAAATCTAGAAAAGCAAGCAAAATGGCTACTGCTGAAAAACCAGAAAAGACTCTGTCTACGTCTGATCATAGCAGTGATTCTGTGCCTCCTAATCATACATCTGATACTGCAGATATAGCTGCTGTTTCTACGAATGAAAGTTCTCAGAGCACTACTTATTCAGTCTTTGAGCAACCACCTACTGCTAGCTCTTGTCCAGAACTTCAGAATTTACCTCAAAGCGAGATTGATCAAACTTACAAAGAATTTGAGGAGCTACGTACTAAATTGAGCAATTCTCCCAATGATAATGTAGAATCACTACATGCTATAATCAACATAGTTGATGTGGGTGGCCAGCCTGCTTTCTTGGAATTGTTACCATCCTTGACAATTGGGCCCGCAATGTATCTTGTGTTCATGAAACTTCTTTGGGAATTGCAAACTCCACAGGATACAAAATGCAAATTTCAAAACGATAAAAAAGCTTCTATCTGTGAGAATTTCAAATATACACCAGAAGAAGTTATTTTCACTGCTCTCTCATGCATTGCATGCTTTGGTCACTTGGATGAGGAGGTAGAAAAGTATATAGCCCCAGCCGATAGTAAGAAAATCAACTCACTTGTATTGATTATGGGAACCTATGCAGATGACCTCACATCTTGTGATAAAAAAGGTGAAGAGAAAGCTGAAGAGAAGGTAAAGGAAACTAATAAGCAACTTCATGCTAAGCTGGAAACCACTTCTTTCTATAAGGACGATCTAATTGAGTATCATAAGAATGATCTTGAAGTTCTTTTTCCAATTAATAATAAATCTGGGGGCAAACCTGAAGTCGATAAATATAGACAAATTATTACAGACCTAATTGAAAGCAGATTCCGTAAATATAAAATCCCTGCACGGTGGTTGATGTTTAGCATTTGCTTGAAGATTCTTGCTCAGAAAAAGAAGAGGAAAGTTATAGAATTTACAGACTGTGTTGAAATCGGCAAATTTTTTAAAATGAACGAAGATACTGTTAAAGTAGCTCTTAGATTCCTTCACAAGTACATTGGGCAAGTGATGTACTTTCAGGCAGATGAAAAGCTCAAAGATATCGTCATCTGTGATCCTCAAGCTGTTTTCACTTCTATTAGTGAGCTCATTTTTAATATTTATGATCCACCGAAAAGAAAAATTGGACCGTCTGAGGTCCATCGCTTCAAACAAAAGGGCTTCTTTTGTCATAAAGATCACAACATTGAGGCCAACGTTACTCAAGGAAATCGTTTACCTATTAAAGACCTACTACCCTTGTTAGAGTATCTAAACATAGCTGTTCCAATAGTTGTGGATTCAATTGATGGGTATTTTCTTCCAGCAGTACTTCAAACAGCCAATAGTGAGGTGTTGAACAAGCCTCCAGATGGTGCAGATTATGAAAAAGATCCAACGCCGCTTTGCATCTGCTTTAAAACTGGTTTTGTGCCATTGGGGTTTTTTCCTGCCCTAGTTGCTAATTTGCTAAATACTAACAAGAAGGATTTGGATTTACTTGGTAAAGAGCAAAATGAACTGATGTACAAAAATAAAATAACATTTCGATTTCGAGGACGGTATAACATTGCGCTGATTTCCCGAGCCAAGTACTGTGAGTTTCGAGTATCACGAGCCCCAGGTGCTGTTCGAGACGAAGAGATCACCAAATGTTGCCTACTAATTAAAGACATACTACAAAAATCTATCAATGGTGTAATATATAGAATGAGACAGAATTCTCTATTTCAGCTGACACAGAGCTACAATTTTGCTTTTAAATGTCCTCATTGTGAGAAAAGAATGGGAAACGAATCATTTGCATTGTTTAATCTGGAAAACGTCAGGGACTTAAAGTGTAAGAGCTGCAAAATTGCTGTGCAACTAACCCATCGAATGAGTACATGGTTCCCAAAG gaTGTTGCTCATGATCGTCTTTCTTCTATGGAGCCAG GTGAATTTCCCTCTGTTACAGTAGATGTGTGTAAGAAAAGGGACCAACAACTCGATCAAGAAATCCCTGAGAAATTTCCTCACGTTCGCATGCACAAG GCTTTGACAATTAACGATCTACAACATGTTTATGAGAAACTTGAAAATGCAAGCCCTCACTGGTTCAATCTGGGATTGGCTCTAGGTCTAACTCATCTTGTTCTCACCAACATCAATATCCAGTATCATCAAGACAGTATGTCGTGCTTGCGTGAAATGTTGGCTAAGCTCCTGGGTACACAACATGTAACATGGAGTCTCCTGTCAGACGCTCTCAAAAAGCCAACAGTGCATCTCACCAATTTGGCTGATAGTATCACAG AATCATCAGATGAGGAGCATCCAAGCATAAACTAA